Proteins found in one Triticum aestivum cultivar Chinese Spring chromosome 4D, IWGSC CS RefSeq v2.1, whole genome shotgun sequence genomic segment:
- the LOC123099696 gene encoding 60S acidic ribosomal protein P0-like, whose amino-acid sequence MAIKKPSKTDKKHAYDQKLCQLLDEYSRVLVASADNVGSSQLAEIRRGIRGESVMLMGKNTLIRRCIAAHAERSGNADVKALIPLLQGNVGLIFTKGDLKEVREEVAKYKVGAPARVGLIAPIDVVVPPGNTGLDPSQTSFFQVLNIPTKINKGSVEIVAHVDLIKKGDKVGSSEAALLAKLGIRPFSYGLVITNVYGDGSVFSPEVLDLTEEDLMEKFACGVSMVASLSLAVSYPTLAAAPHMFLNGYKNVLALAVETDYSFPHADQIKEYLKDPSKFAVAAVPSGGGAAAAGAATAEEKKEEESDSGSDAEEGFMNLFDD is encoded by the exons ATGGCGATCAAGAAGCCGTCCAAGACCGACAAGAAGCACGCGTACGACCAGAAGCTGTGCCAGCTCCTCGACGAGTACTCGAGGGTGCTCGTCGCGTCGGCGGACAACGTCGGCTCCAGCCAGCTCGCGGAGATCCGCAGGGGCATCCGCGGCGAGTCGGTCATGCTCATGGGGAAGAACACCCTCATCCGCCGCTGCATCGCGGCGCACGCCGAGAGGTCGGGCAACGCTGACGTCAAGGCCCTCATACCCCTCCTCCAA GGGAACGTCGGTCTCATCTTCACCAAGGGTGACCTCAAGGAGGTGCGCGAGGAGGTCGCCAAGTACAAG GTTGGGGCCCCTGCTCGTGTTGGCCTGATTGCTCCTATTGATGTGGTGGTTCCCCCTGGAAACACTGGTCTGGATCCCTCCCAAACTTCTTTCTTCCAG GTGCTTAACATCCCCACCAAGATTAACAAGGGCAGTGTCGAGATCGTCGCCCATGTGGACCTCATCAAGAAGGGTGACAAGGTGGGCTCATCCGAGGCTGCCCTGCTTGCCAAGCTCGGCATCCGCCCATTCTCCTATGGTCTTGTGATCACCAATGTCTACGGCGATGGGTCGGTGTTCAGCCCCGAGGTTCTTGACCTCACCGAGGAAGACCTCATGGAGAAGTTTGCGTGTGGTGTCTCCATGGTTGCCTCGCTGTCCCTGGCAGTCTCGTACCCAACTTTGGCTGCTGCACCGCACATGTTCCTCAATGGGTACAAGAACGTGCTTGCTCTCGCCGTGGAGACAGATTACTCGTTCCCCCATGCTGATCAGATCAAGGAGTACCTCAAG GACCCTAGCAAGTTTGCTGTTGCTGCCGTGCCGtctggtggtggtgctgctgcggCTGGAGCTGCTACtgcggaggagaagaaagaagaggaaTCCGATAGTGGATCTGATGCTGAGGAGGGATTCATGAACCTGTTCGACGACTGA